The following is a genomic window from Doryrhamphus excisus isolate RoL2022-K1 chromosome 3, RoL_Dexc_1.0, whole genome shotgun sequence.
AGAGATTCTCAGAGATCGGTGATGAAGTCATAAACTTTAAGGAAGAAAATAGAGCACCGTCCAAGGATACCAAGGTAGTGAAAGATGACATGGGGGTACTACAACATGATAGTACTGCCTTGCATGTTGCCATTAAGGAGGTTAAAAACCCCTATGGAGGAAAACTACTCACTacgcaatgatatcaaggtactacaggatgaCATAGAAGTACTATTGGATGATAATGATGCCTTGCTCACCACTCTGAAGgaagaggaaaaaataaaatataattgagcaaatgaaaaatacaattgaTGAGATGGATCAAAATGCATGAATGACCGATGTGATCCTCACTGGACTCTGAATTACACCCAGGACAAAAGCCAGGCTAGTCCTCAACAGAGGAGAACCAGATGAAATTGAGGTTTAAAGAAAAAACGATACTTGCATTCAACTGTACCATTAAGTTCACCAATAGGGATTTCAAAACAACACAGCTGAAACAGGAATTAGGAAACCATGTACTACATTAAATGACACTCACAGTATAACATGAAAGACAGAAGGACATGAAAGCCCAGGAAGTGGAAACCTTTAACTATCCAGACCACAAACATTTGGATTGGACAAGTTTGTTCACAAACAACTGCTTTTATTCAATGGAAGAATGTAAATAGTACATGACGAATATAGGAAGGGATGTCTTAGCAATTGATGTGAAAAGAGGGAGTAGGTTTAAATGAGacttgcttcttcctactccttttcatgtggaattgtgaattgtaacatgaaacatttcaatttcaatttttgaATTTTCTTTATATCTTTCTCAATGATGGAATTTATAAAATCAATACATCTTAACCCTAACCACTCtgaaatgaagacaaaaaagcATACCATAGTTCATGGCTTTATGTATGATTGCCTACTCTGTCCTTGGAAAAATAAGCACTGTACTTGACTTACAAAGTCTATTGAATTTTGTAGCtatataataaaacatcaaatgCATATATCCTGAAGTTCAAATGTGTTTTGAAAGAAGTAATTATTCCATTGTCTAAATGCATTGAGAGCCCACTTGGTGAATCATCCCACAATCTAATGAGGCTTCACTAATCTCTAATGGACTCTATTTTCGGTGCAAAAAACATGGTTGAAAGCGCTTTTGAATTTACATAAACCTACTTTTCCTTCCAGTCTTTGCACAAACAATAAGACATTTGAGTTTCTATTGAATGTTTGTCTTCAAAAACTACATTTAGATTATAATCAAGTTAGGTTGTAGAGCATTTTATTGTTGcctttttattatgaaaagtaAATACGCTTTatgtattaaagaaaaatgtacattGTAGATCTTCTTGTAAAGATGAAGCTACATATTGTTGCCTCTCACATAAGAAATTAAAGGGTTGTCTTTGTTTATCCACTTATCTAAGATCAGTATATCATCCTTGAAACCCAGCAGAATACCAAACGGTCCAGTTGACTCCTACGAGATTGCTACTAATACGATGACAGATCCACCTCCATGTTTTACACCTGGCAAAAATGCTCAGCGTGTTGGACACGTTCTCTGGCTTTCAACATCATCACAAACTCAACTACAATGGATAGACACAAGGCATACTGTAGCTAATCCATTCCAACATTTTGGAACAATTTCCATTATTCACTATTGACTCAGCTGACTCAAGTGGTCATGTTACTGATGAGTGTTAAtccgtgttatttcatggcctCACTAAATTGTTATAACTTCAACTTCTACATTGGAACACTTGACACGTTTTGACCCTCAAAGCCTTCCGTCTCTGGCACACTAgtgaaaattataaataatataaaatatcaaataatcaaaatacacTATTTATTTCTTCCACATAGTCCGGAGATCAGGAGGACCAGGGCTCGAGTCTCTGCTTGGTTATctttgtgtgcagtttgcatgttctccctctgcgtgcatgggttttctccatttttccggtttcctcccacattccaaaaacatgcatgtaatGTAAATCGGCGACACCTATTGTGCATaggtgtgaattgttgttttgtctatatgtgccaggtTGTAcccctcgcctgaagacagctgggataggctccagcataaccctgcgaccctcatgttGAATataggaagtgaataaatgtattagCCATGGACAGGGGGTAGAattaagctgtgcttcttcctacttcttttcagAGGTGGAGTTGTGAATTAAGTGCATGTTCGAAATAAATTAAAGCATACCATATTATTTTGTACTTGACTATGCTTAGTTTAGGcaagaaaatacataaaattttcttaaatatgcacttgactaataataggcatGATTTATGATTTGAGTGatgtatttggaaaaaaacatgatagtgTGAAGCCAGAAAATTAGAACCATGATGTGGCAAGGAATTACTTTTTACATTTCTCCCCCGTATTTCACCTGATGAAAGTCCTGTTATTGCTATAAAGGTTTTCTTTTCCATGATAAATGCTTCATGGGAACACAAAAAGGGTGTAAGCAACATAATTTCACTGATcattctcatcatcatcatcataatcaggAAGTCCAATTAAGGAGCATGGAGCGTTGCACTGCCTGACAACAACACTGAAATACCGTTCGTGTCCTGAGATAATTTGCATTTTAAAGTTGCTTTTGAATTAAGCGCGCAATGGGAATAGTTTCATTGTAAATATCAGAAGATTGCACTACGCCCCCATTGGCTCAGGGAATCACGGAGCTGTTCTTATAAAGCGACCGCTCCTCTCGGAACTGCCTTTTCCCCCCACGCTGGAGACGTGGACCACTGGACCACTTCTGTACTCAAACTGATTGGAACAGAACCTTAAGGCAAACAGAAGGACCAACTGTGGGGTACTTCTGAAGGAGCGAATTCAACAAGTAGGTGCATCTGATGGCATGTGCAAGGCGACATTTTTGGAGTCACTTGTTGCAGTTTGTGTAAAAACAATGCGTACAGAGTTCATTTGAACATATTTTGCGCAGAATCTGTCTAAATGCAGAGGACGAATGTCTATATCTTTGCACATTCCATGACGTCTTTGTCAGATGCTTGAGTGTGTGGTAGTTAAGTCTGTGTTGTTTGGTATTTGTTTACCTTTTGATTACATCTACAATTGCTACTTTGGAAGCATGTGAAGTCCACAATGGTGTCTTTCAAACTAACAAATATATGCAATCATACcatacaatattatttaattgcATATACATGTAACTGATTGCATcgtggtaatgtaatggtttatttgtttaggctgtgtttgtttttaattacagTGGAGGACATTACAATTTAACAATTCACATCTGAAGAGGAGtatgaagaagcaaagctcgTCTCATTCTACCCTTTATTCTTGTCTTATCAATTACTAATagttttttcacttcctgtgttaaaTAATAGATACATAATTGAATGATTAAACGtaaatacattcataaatacagtaaatacatgtaGTGGACGTTCTTTTTTTGCtaatttgcaatatttttttattatactttaaTTCTATTGCTCATATTTGTTACATATTTTGAGGTTATTCAttatatgcatttatttgtatatagcaGGTGCAACAATGAGAAAGACATCTTAATAGATTACtacatgcataaataaatacaaataagttGTATATGCATCAATAATCATTAATGCATTAAGCATAGACAGGTCTTCTTTTGGTAGTTTGCAATATCGTTTTTTACTATAGTTTGTTTTGttccttttatttgttttatgtaCTTTGAAGATataaattatattcatttatttgatatttatatgtagtatatatcaGCTATACCAATGAGTCAGACACCTGAGtagattgtttatttattcatgaatttgAGACAGAAAAATAGAGAAATAGAATTGATAGATAAAGAAAAGAATGACAGATGGATTGATATGGTTCAGACGGCTGTGTCTGTTTATTGATTCTTGTGTTAATGCAGAACAAGTGGGTTGAGGCATCAGAGTGGACATGTGGCTACTGGAGAAGCTCCGCAGCTCAATGGAGAGCAGTGGGACACACTTGCAGTCCCCACAGACCACTGAGGCCATTCCTGTTTCTGTGTACGCTAATGTGCTCACTCCGGAAAAAATTCCCGATTTCTTCATCCCCCCAAAACTTATCTGCTGCCCACCAGAAGAGTCGGAAACCCCCGACCCTCAATACTGCTCCGCCTTGCGACCGTCCTCCTCTGACCATGTCATCTGCATCCAGAGCCCCAGAGCTCGCAGCAGCAAAAACCCATGCAGTCCTCGCCTCTTTTCCCGTATGTCAGGGGACACACGCAGTCTCCAAAAGTCAGCCAACCGTCACATCATCCAGATAGAGAGTGCAGACGAGCCAACCACGGGAGTTTCGGATGGTTTAAACACCAACGCAGACCCCCAGTCGCAGACCGCAATGTCTCTGCCTTATGTCCCCAAGGCTCAGACCTCCTACGGCTTTTCCACCCTGATGGAATCCCCCCATACCCGTCGCAAGGAGAGCCTGTTCCACAGCAACCCAGGTAGCCCTCTTACCTCCCCAAACTCCCAAAGGCGCTCCCAAGCGGGGACTCATCTGGCCCCGGCGGATACGAATCTTTACCGTTACTTTAGTGGTGGAGAAAGTGATACCTGTTCCTCAGCAGAATCGTCACCCTTTAACTCTCCTCTGCTGTCCCGCTCGGCGTCTGTCCTGCGCTTCATCACACAGGAGACAAAGACCAAGGTAAGGACTTTTTTGTACTGTCAGAAATGAaacacaaaaatgctaacacaaaaaacGTTTATATGAATTTCAAATTCAAAAGGAATATATATATCCCCACATTCAACATTTAAGTTTACTTTTCCATTCACTGAAGACGCGATTCTTGACATGACTGTTCACAAAGACACAAGATGGCAGCGAGACACCAAACAGACACCATCTTTTTGTTTTGGCATGTgtcatttcttgaattcaatcgtgtttctcacctgaataacccaaaatggagccaaagaaagttgcaagtgctaGTATTTTGATAAAGACACAGAGAAAGTATATAAAATTATTGAAATATctcatgacaaaacagtgaGATGGTGTCCCTGTGGTGCTGTGTATCGGCCACAttttgtctttgggaacagctacatcttcaatgaaagtaaccttaaatgttcatttatccctttctttcttcattttttcattgttttatgcGTGTAAACGCATATGCATGTAAAAACGGTTCCAGTtgacattttgttagcaagctaaggattctaacaggacattttgtgatgaaaatacattaagaacacagttgaatTGACGTAGTGAattaataacacaagaaacGAGCCATATTGCatgctaaccggaaaatgtatgcaatgcatgcagtatatataaaataatattaacacaaaacacatttcttgGATGGTGAACTTGTTGTCAGCAGtgcaatcatcatcatcagttaTGTGTCTCCCTTAAACCATTCCCCCTTCAACCTGCGTTAACTAAGAATTTAACAATGCAATCCTATTGTAACAGGATTGTATCCTATTGACAGAATCCTATTGTAACTTTCTACtttggtctttttttaataatagtttATCAATAGTTTGTGCTCGTCTTTTTCAAAGGTGTGGCACAACTTTTTTGCAGCTGTCctaaaaaccaaaccaaacaaaaaaaacccggAGACCTCAAACACTCAGAAATACACTGTGCGCTTGAATACCTTACCATCGTATGGCGCAGTACTTGAAAAACAGAAGGAAGGAAacttcaaaatacatttttttttgtcagacctCTTGACAtccctatagttgcctttacaCTCACTTACTCAATAATGTAGAAAatgtaatagaaaataagacataatatagagtCATACATGCTAGCACTGGGAGagttctttgtttattttttttttattttggggaCTTGCTGCGGAGgccattgtctcatcaatgtgacAGGATGATGTAACATAACTAACATGTAGTGACCAGTGtaagaatactacatactacaatgtgtttgaatgcattttttgagtgccttatttcatttatatagttcatttagtcacgttatgcttgaaaatgcttactttGGGCCCAAAATACATAGATTTTGGTAAAGCATGCACACTTTTCTTGTGACAATAAGCAATCAGCAAgcagtgaagctgcaaaattctcCCCGCCATGTGGTATTATACAAACGGGGGcatacaaaaactgaggttccactgtattatacACTGAAAAGGTACAATAATTACATGTTTGACCACAAGTCGTCATAGATTTGCTAGTCAACTTTTTAGACATGGCAAGGTAAttcgaaataaaaaaaaggctaaaatcaCTTCTATAAAACATAAAGTCAATTCCCGGATCCCAAGTGTTTGGGATCAGGCTGGGTGCTGTAGCATCAGTCAGGTCAGGCGTTTTCTGTCGTATTCACAATTTACCAATCCTCGTCTGTTTCTAGGTATCTCGTGCCAAACGCTCCTTGGCCCGCCACAGCTCGCTCTCCACTGATGAATGCAGCTCAGCCGACAACAGCCCCAACATGCAACGCCGCCGCATGCGATGCCCTACCTCTCCTGCCCTCCGTAGATGCAAAAGCAGCATATTGAGAGGTGCAGCATCTGACCCCTTACAGCGCGAGCATGTCATCAACCTTCACAAGGGGGGGACGCTCAGGCTGAGCACTCATTACGATCCAGAGGCAGCACGCCTGAGGGTGCGCGTGCTGACAGCAGAGGCCATTTTTGATCGGAAGACAGACCTTAAGAGCATCAACTGTTGTGTGGCACTCTATCTGAAACCCGGCAAGAAGCAGAAACAGAGAAGCACTATTATCAAGAATAGCAGAAATCCCGTGTTCAACGAGGACTTTTTCTTTGATTCGCTGCCTCAGGCACAAGTCAAGAGTCTGGCCATGAAGATTAAAGTAGTGAACAAGGGAACCAGTCTGAAGAGAGACGTGCTTCTCGGGGAACGACAAGTTATGCTCAGTGAGCTGCTGGCTGGCGTGTAGGGAAATCCCTGACAAGACTTTGGTGAAAAACAACCAGCCCCACATCTTCAGTGACCTGCAGTCACCCCACTCCTCAGATTTGATAGGTACTGGTGGAAGGAATCCTGGTGGAGTTGTATCTTGCACACAAAaagcaaaaccaaaaaacagTACAGTAATACTATCCAAGGCTCCATTACTTTGTTTGTAAAGGTTGCAATTTAGTGAAaccttgtttgtatatttttggaaagtGTCCTTTCCAGTGCGTTGTGATAGTCTTGTTTAACTGGGATTTGAATTCCTACAGTGATGCATAATGTTTATGTCTGGCCTTGGTGTGCATTTGAAATATACAGTTTGGTTTTGTAATCAGGATTTTATTTCCTCCTGAATGAAGCTGCTGTTAAGTGACTTGCTGCTGTTCAATCAGTCAATAAAATGCTCTATGTTCTAAGGCTGACTGTTTTTTTACGGCCGGTATAGTGCAGCTTTGCTTCACTGACTGGCATTATTTGATTTCCTCAAATATTTTTAGCTGAGGTTCCCAATGAGACACCAGACTGGAAGTCATTTGTGGGGCTTAATCTTGCTTATTTGCACACAATATTGTCTCTGTGTATTCAAACTCCCCGTTTAATTCCAGCCAAGACATTTTTGATTGAATTGTGCCTACCGATGAGCTCCAGCTATAGCGGTTATGAAGGGCAGAACGAAGTAAAATTGCTGTTTGTCTGCTCTCCCAAAACACAAGGAGGATAAGTGTGTTCAGGTTAAGTATGGATGCATTGTTCCATTTCGTGTTCAATATTAATATGACCCAAGGGAggtcaataaaaatatgaatcacAACTCTTCAGACTATGGCACAAAGAAAAGAAAGTATCTGATCACCCTCTACTGGTCAATGGATAGAACTATACGTTGATAACCATGAAGACAAAAATAGTAAACACTGTTCAGTGATTA
Proteins encoded in this region:
- the LOC131125746 gene encoding C2 calcium-dependent domain-containing protein 4C-like, which translates into the protein MWLLEKLRSSMESSGTHLQSPQTTEAIPVSVYANVLTPEKIPDFFIPPKLICCPPEESETPDPQYCSALRPSSSDHVICIQSPRARSSKNPCSPRLFSRMSGDTRSLQKSANRHIIQIESADEPTTGVSDGLNTNADPQSQTAMSLPYVPKAQTSYGFSTLMESPHTRRKESLFHSNPGSPLTSPNSQRRSQAGTHLAPADTNLYRYFSGGESDTCSSAESSPFNSPLLSRSASVLRFITQETKTKVSRAKRSLARHSSLSTDECSSADNSPNMQRRRMRCPTSPALRRCKSSILRGAASDPLQREHVINLHKGGTLRLSTHYDPEAARLRVRVLTAEAIFDRKTDLKSINCCVALYLKPGKKQKQRSTIIKNSRNPVFNEDFFFDSLPQAQVKSLAMKIKVVNKGTSLKRDVLLGERQVMLSELLAGV